DNA sequence from the Glycine soja cultivar W05 chromosome 18, ASM419377v2, whole genome shotgun sequence genome:
tctttcttctctttgtgtTCGTCCTCATGATTCCATGGCTGAAGAGACGTGCAAGGGGTTCTCACGAttcaggaacagatgaagattCCATTGGGGTCCAGAATAACAGTACCCCTTCATACAACTGGTTCagaggaagaaggaaagaagatgCCAACACCATGCAACAACAGTAGAAAAATTAATTGTCTCCTTTTATTATGTTAGGAATTAATATTTTGCTTATTTTGGAGCAAGAGATAAGTTCTTGAATTTCCATGTGAATATGATGCAGCTAGATTTAGATATCTGATTCTGTGTGCAGAAACTTGTTGTTTGTTGGTTTAGGTTATGTtggtaattattaaatttttgtgGTCTTGTCAGTGTCATAACTCCTTATGGTATAGCTACACATATCAACATCCTTTTGGTGTATTTACCTTTTAGTCCTTGTGATGTTGGAGAAATTAACCTACATAGTGTAGCTGGGTCGTTAACTCCGTTAATCagttatctatatatattatgttccttCAATTCAATGCTCTTGTCTATTGTGTTCCTTCAAGACTACTGAACGTGGTTTGAACCtgtcttttttatgaatatacTTGTCTTGTTGTATGTTC
Encoded proteins:
- the LOC114395704 gene encoding uncharacterized protein LOC114395704, with product MTPYPYTSSSPQQQQEVDAVQFSDDKHFALHGKILLLVFLTAFFLLFVFVLMIPWLKRRARGSHDSGTDEDSIGVQNNSTPSYNWFRGRRKEDANTMQQQ